In Lapillicoccus jejuensis, the DNA window GCCGTCGGTGCCGTCCGCGCCGTCCGTGCCCGCTCGGCGGTGGAAGCGCAGCGCGGCGGCCACGACGACGAGGGCCGCGAGGACGGCGGCGACAGCGGTCACCGTCGAGGCGGGCTCGGACGTCGTGCGGCCGACGGCGATCCAGGCCAGGCCCCAGGCCGACGCGGCGGCGACGGCGTACCGACCGCCGAAGGCGCGCGAGACGACGACGCTGATCAGGGCGACGACGGCGATGACGACGACGGCGAGCAGGTCGCTGACGGCGTCGGACGGGCGCACCCCGGAGCTGACGAGCGCGGCGGTGACGTTGGCGGCCGTCGCGACGGCGACCCAGCCGAGGTAGAGCCCGAACGTGCCGTCGACCACGACGAGCTCCGCGAGGCGCCGGCCGCGGGAGGTCGCGGGCGACGCGGTCGGCGGGATGGCCGTCAGGCGGCGCACGAGCTCGCCGAGGACGAGCACCAGCGCGAGGATGACGACGACGCTCACCCAGATCCAGCCCTGCTGGGTGACCAGCAGCCAGCCGGCGTTGAGGAGCATCGACACGGCGGCCAGCCAGCCGGTCGAGCGCATCCGGCGCTGCGTGGCCTGCGACGGCAGCCACTGCCAGATCGTGTAGAGGAACAGCCCGAGGTAGACCACGGACCAGATCGAGAAGGCGGGGCCGGGCGGGGCGATGCGGGTGGCCTCCGCCGACAGCGCGCCGCCGGAGCTGGTCTCCACGGACGTGCCGAGCACGCCGACGCCGACGAGGGTGCCGTAGACGCAGAGCACCTCGCTGACGGTGACGACGACCTGGCGGACCCGGTCGGTCGTGGTGGGCCGCGACGACGTCGCGGCCGGGACGCTGGTGGCCTGATCACTGAGCATGCTGAGTATTTTACGGAGGGGCTGGGTAGCCTGCCACCGTGAGCGACGAGGGGACGGTGCCCGGGGAGGACCCGGCACAGTGGCCCCTCGGGCGGCTGCTGTCGACCGCGGCCCGGCTCGTCGAGCGCGACTGGGACGGCTGG includes these proteins:
- a CDS encoding tryptophan-rich sensory protein, which produces MLSDQATSVPAATSSRPTTTDRVRQVVVTVSEVLCVYGTLVGVGVLGTSVETSSGGALSAEATRIAPPGPAFSIWSVVYLGLFLYTIWQWLPSQATQRRMRSTGWLAAVSMLLNAGWLLVTQQGWIWVSVVVILALVLVLGELVRRLTAIPPTASPATSRGRRLAELVVVDGTFGLYLGWVAVATAANVTAALVSSGVRPSDAVSDLLAVVVIAVVALISVVVSRAFGGRYAVAAASAWGLAWIAVGRTTSEPASTVTAVAAVLAALVVVAAALRFHRRAGTDGADGTDGTSASTGTTSGRVRGRTVTA